Genomic segment of Candidatus Gracilibacteria bacterium:
ATGACAAATACACTATATGGATTCGATTAAGCGCAGATTTTAATTTTTTTTGTTATATATTAGAATATTTGATACAATGGGCATATGGAAATAAAGGAGAAAGATGAATTACAGAAGGCATGGCTAAAAAGCGCTAAAGAAGACTTTCAAATAGCTAAAGATTTAGTAGGCATGAAGCATTATCAGTGGGCCTTATTTTTATGCCATATAGCGATAGAAAAAGTCTTGAAAGCAAATTACATTAAAATAAAAGATCAATATCCACCACCAATTCATAAATTAGCTAAATTAGCCACAGATTGTAAGATTGTGTTAACTGAGGTACAAATTAATGAATTAAAAGAAATGACTACATTTCATATAGAAGCTCGATACGATGTTATAAAAGATAAGTTATATAAAAAAGCAACAAAGGAATTCACATTAAAATATTTTGAAATAACAAAAGAATTA
This window contains:
- a CDS encoding HEPN domain-containing protein — encoded protein: MEIKEKDELQKAWLKSAKEDFQIAKDLVGMKHYQWALFLCHIAIEKVLKANYIKIKDQYPPPIHKLAKLATDCKIVLTEVQINELKEMTTFHIEARYDVIKDKLYKKATKEFTLKYFEITKELLNYFISLIGKT